The window AGTGTTGCAGAAATGAGGATTACTGACTTATCAAATGTGTTGCAGCTGAATCATCAGAAGTCCAGAGCTACTCTGCTAACACCATTGTGCGCTCACTGTATTACTGAGTGAAACAAGGCACAAATCTTAAAGGTGCAGATGCGAATGTATGGTTTAGAttgattttgtaaaaataaagcatgaaaaataCAGGCTGAGGAAGAAGTTTTCCACTACAGTGAAGGTAAATATCTAGTCTGGAATCAGAAGCAGGAGAGATATTGTAgtttgcagttctgcagtggTGGGTGAGTAGATTGTGATAGATCCCCAGTCCAGGGCCCCTATGGAGAGTTTTGTAGATCATTGATACATCTTGGATTCTACATTTGCCTATCACTGTAATTGATTCTATGTCACTGCGTGCTGTTCATAAGGGTTTTTAATaacttttcctttatgtttgtaacttcaagacaaaaaaaaaaaaatctgttatgaagaatgcagcacacagcaagctCGTTAGGAAGTTCTTCTCCATGGCTCTACTGAGTACTGTGATTCGGAATGACTGAATTATGCGTGTTGGGAAAAGGTGTTTTCCCCACCTGCTTTTGTGAGCAATGCTTAGTCATCCCTAACACCATTAATATACAGACATGAAAAGTACATTAATGCACTAATACGTAGACATGAAAAGTACAAGACTCCAGAGTGTCCtgactgaattaaaaaaaaaaaaaaaaaaatcagggacAAGGAATGAAGACAGCACTATCCCTTGTCAGTAAAACAAAGAGGAAGTACCACCTGTTTAAATACATTTGGATATTTTCCTGGATACTATTGcatacctttttttcccctcctgaagTAGCAGTTTTTTCCCACTGCAGTAGCAGTGCTGAGATGCtaattttttcactgttctAATATTAACTGTAACAACAGCAACTCTTCCTGACCCACACCAGGAGCTCACAGCTCTGAAGTGAGCACATTGGGAGTCACTGGCACCCAAGCTGTGCTGGGTCagagcccacagcagcaggttGCCCTTCAGCCCGCCAGGCACTGCTGCCAACGTGCAGCTTGCTGGGGTGGCTCTCTTCCTCACTGATGGCTTGGACACGAGTGAGAAGAGAGATAAATGAGAGATAAAACCATACTGTGACAAGCTATAAATTCTCCACTCATTTGTCATAAGCAATCAGTCATTAAGCCTCCTGGTAATGACCAGGACTTTTGCAATAACCTCTCAGAGGGAAAACTGACTCCCTTCCAGGAAACTTAATTGTTTGTCATATTGGTTGTACCCTATgaccaaaatgtttttaattggaCTAGTTTGCATCTGTGTTTGCTGACTAGCACCAGTAGCAGTACTAGTACTGGCTTCTGCTAGCTAAGGATATGTTCTATTGCAGTCGTGCTTGCTTTTTATTCCCAAATTTCTGtcaataatttaaaatcaaagagGAGAAGCTAACCTACTTTTATCAGGAGATCATGACCTACTAGATATATTTCCAGTGCTACTACTGGTACCATGtggtgaaaataaatttctaccCCCTTAGATATGTATTTTTGCAAGAGTTGAAAACTTGTTCTATGTTGTAAACTTTTGTTAAGAGACAGCACAGGACTTAAGCCTTAGTAGCCAAAGAGAACCTTGTTCACGGTTTTTCCTCGGTTTGGAATTTGTAACATGCTCAACATCAGCTTTATGAATTATTATCATGAATTATAAAGATTTTTCAGCTTTAGATACACTAAGCTAGAGGCAACAAAGTTACTCTTCCATAGCTTTAGCAGATGCAGTAGTGATTCTCACCTAGATGACATTACTTCTTCatgaaattataattttaaaacacttcacCAGGACCGTGCTGTTGAActccatttaattttcttcaagtcTCTAGAAGTATTCACTTACCACTCAGTCAGGAATGGTTTGGTAGGGTAAGTAAGTAAACGTGAATACAGAACATTACTAAgggcttcttcctttttttctccacctcTTTCTATATTTAGTCTGACAGTTTGTGTCTCAGAAGTTAATTTTGAAcagatatttttgaaagcataGTAATTCAATATTAACAGGTCTTGAAATGTCCCTCTTTAGAGCTGATTCTAGTATTAAAGACAGTGCAAGCAGATTTCATAATGATTTGGAATGCAGAGCACTGTTGAGGCTGAATTGAATGCTTTAATAATATTTTGGTGTTTAAAGTTGCTGTCACAAATGCACAAGACAATCTCCTGAAACGGGAAGACCTATTGAAGTAGGACCTCTTGAAACCAAAGGGAACATTTCTGCAGGGATCAGTGGGCTTCACGGATTTGCTTTGGGGAATTGATCAGTGAAATATGAACTGAGAACTAGAACTCTTTCAGGTTCCTAAAGCTCAGAAAGGTTTTGCACCTCATCACTTGATTGGGCCTGTTTTCACTTGAGACACTTTTTAATGTCAGAAGACTTTATGTTTTACAGTCGGAACCTCTAACAGTAACTGGAACAAGAAAGTTGCAATgctgaaactatttttttttgttgtttctatctagagtttttgtttaaaacttccTATACAATCTAAATCAGTCTAAACAAAACCCACAAGAGAGGATTTTATGTATTAACTCTGACAGCACTATCCCCTGATTTGACATCACTGAGGAAGGTTCAGATGAGCAGGCTTAATGCAGGCTGCACACTTTGCAAGGTTGCAGCACGAGCCTTTGAAAAATCCAACATCAGAAGTAAATTACTTTCACTTCCCACTCTTTCATCTATTCACTGCAGTTCTCAAAATGGTATGTACTTATCATTCATCTGATTGTTTTCTGTGGGATTTTTGTAGTAAACAActgttcttcttcctctccctccccacaaAGCCAATTACCAACTTACCTAGTGGCAGAACAATGAAGAAAGGTAGCCAGCACAAGATAAACATGCCAACCACAATTCCCAGTGTCTTGgctgccttcttttctctagaGAATTTTAGAAGTTTGAGAGCTAAGGAGTTTCTGGGATTGTGACCCTTGGATTTGTTGCTGTTTAACGTGTCCTCATGAATGTTCCTGTAATGGATCCGTAAGGTCAGCTCCTTGGAGTTGGACATTTCTTTCATAACCCCAGCTTCCAGATTTTTTGTAGTCCTTTTGGCGACTATGTAGACCCGACAGTACATCACGAGGATGACAATTAAAGGAATGTAAAATGACcccaaggaagaaaacaaagcatagaATGGTTCTTCAGTGATACGGCATTCTTTATCATCCTTGGGTGCTGGTTCTTTCCAGCCCAAAAGAGGCCCAATAGAAATTACCATGGAAAGGACCCAGACACCTAGGAGAGCTAGAATTGCTCTTCTTCTTGTTACCAAAGTTGGATACTGGAGAGAATAACGTACTCCTATGTATCTATCTATGGAGATTGCACACAGACTTAAAATAGAAGCTGTACAGCAGAGCACATCAACTGCTGCCCAGATATCACAAAATATCCTCCCCAAAACCCAGTAGCCAAGGATTTCCAGTGTAGCAGAGAATGGAAGGACAGTAAAACTCAGCAACAAATCTGCTATTGCAAGGTTAATTATGAAATAGTTCGTAGGGATTCTTAAATGTCTATTGCAAGCAACAGAGAGAATTACCAAAATATTACCTATAATAGCAAAGAGTATAAAGGCACCTAGGATTAGCCCCACAGTTATCGCCCTACTGATATCCAAGGTAGGTGAATCCAGATTGCTTGTTGTCTCATTGGAGTTGTTTGCAGAAAGATTGCCAATATTTAATGCAGACGCCTTCAAATATCCAGGGATTGATGAATTGGATTCCACACCAAGGTAGGAactcatcttaaaaataattctccaTAGCAGGTTATGATTGGATCCTGTGCAGGGCACGCAGATGGTTGAGTTCAGTTGAAAGTTATCTCTCCACCCAAGAAGTCGCTGCAAAGCCCCGGCCAGTTTTTGATTGAGAACTCATCTCTCCTGCAAGCTGTTAGCTTTCAGCACATAAAACTTGCACAGCGTGAAGTCCTCTGAAGCCTGTCAGAAATAATAGCCTGTTCAAACTCGCTTAATTTCTCACATCAACTCGTTTCAACAGAAATTAGCAGGCAGAAGTCTTGGCCGGATCTCGAAAGTAGCTGTTTTGATCATGACGTCCCTGAAATAAAAGACAGGTTTACTGTTTTCCCTTGTGCATTTGTGGCTCTGCTGGAAGGATGCCCCTGTCTAGCTGCTGTGACATGCGTCTCCGAGCGGGGTTTGTCAGCATTTAGGAGCGCTGCGGGAGCCGGCTGCCTGCGCTCACGCCGCTGTGCGGCTGACATCACGGGGCGGCCCCGGCGCAGCGCTAGAGGGCAATGCGGTTCAAGTTAAAGCTTCCACAGCAGCGTCTGAACGCTAAACGAATGGAATACATCAGTCTCAATTAAAGCATTTGCTACGTAGAAACTTGGAttgaaaacctttaaaaaaaaaaaaaaaaacggttTCATTATCTGAGGAAAATATAGTCAGGGGGATATGgtgaaaaaagcaattttggTACAAAATGATTTAGCACCCTTTGCCTTTCTGTCACCAAACAAAGGTCTTTGAGTTTATTTTGTAATCAAAGTGAATCACATAATATTATGGAGAACTAATCATCTCCCACTTTCTAAGGATAAATAGATAGGTTCCAAAAATCCCTATTCTATTCCTAGGTTCAATATTTAATGATGACATAGAAAGGTACATGCAGTAGTTTGTTTCTAGTGGTAAACTTTTCACGAATATAGATGAAGTAGCAGATTATCAAATCTCTAGtaagatttttctgtttattctgtgTTCCTCTATACCAGACACTGCTGTggcttcatcttctcttttctggCTAGATAACTTCGGTAAGAACAAATGTATTGTGAATCCCAGCCTTGAACAGATCTTAACCACAGCCAAAGTGAGGGCAGTGAAAAGTATTTAGTCATTTTTCGATGTACTCTTTATACTAAAGTGTCTTCTTATATCTTTGCAAGGGCTGTGAGATCACTGAGACGGGGCCTGTTGTTAGGTCATTTCAGCTCTGGGAATACCTGCAATAacctgtaagaaaaaaatcagtaacgAGTGATTTATATTTTACCACTGCTAATAACATTATAATACTGGAAAACGTGTGTAGCTTTTGGTCACTAGACAGGGAGAAATATAGATCTTTATAGCTTGGTGCTGTTAACAACAAGAAGTGAAAGATTAGCTGAACATATAACTGCCAAAGTACTGTTCTTAACTTTCTGCCATCAGATTATATTTTACAGCTGTTGTCTGAAGTGCTCTGGGTTACTGTATATTGATTTTCCTGTTACAAAATgtactgtgtttaaaataaaaggttcATTCTTAATAAGGCAGCTATGgctgaaagctgcagctgagtGCTGGTTTTAAAGGACAAATCATGTAAACAAAAACTCTGGCTGAATTTTATTTGAGGAATATATGGCAGAGGTTTGCACAGCCCTCCCCAACGGCAGTGACTGTAGCAAAGCACTATCACTTGGaaacttttctttgaaatatttacaagaATGACATGATAACATGCCATGGAGTCAATGAAGAGAATAGGAACAAACACTCAGTTTATGAGCTAACCTCAGCTTTTCTGCCTCTGCGAGACAGAGTTTTCATTGCTAATGAAAGCAGTTAGCAGCCTTGATTTTAGACATGCATCATTTGCGCTTACCCATTCTCACTGGACTCCGCCTGACCCCTCTGTTTCATTTGTGATtgctgatttcatttctttgcctcGTTTGTTTAAGCGATAAATTCCTCATGCTAAGGGGCTTGCTCCCTTTGTGAAGGTGCAATCACAGCTGGCTGAGTACCACTCTCAGTGCAGACATGGTAgtgcagagggctgcaggagcagctgcttggATAACAGTGTCCCAGTGGGATCATACAGCCTGAAGTCTGGCTGCATATTCCTGGTTTTGGTGCTTGAGTGAACTTGATTAGAGCTGATTAGGTCTACACAGGTGATAAACCTACCTAGGGATTAGACACAGGCCAAGTGTACAAGCAATAaggaattttcatttctccaggCACAACAGAGTTTCATCCTTTGGCGTGTAAGAAGGTACCACCACTGCAATATGGGTAGAGGTTGGAGATGAAAAGAACAGTGAGGGTGTAAACTGGTTTGGTACGGTTTTTAAGCTGGCGACATGAGACACGTCTAGCCTACAAAGCATAATGGAGTGGCCTGTAACTCCTCTCAGGCTTGGCCATACCACGTTAGGATTCTGTAGCCCTGAGGAGCCAGATCCTTCACTAGTCTTTCAGCTGCCACTTCCAGGGGCTGGCTGGTTCCATCTTGCCGGCAAGGACCAGAGCACTGTGCCAACGGCAGTGTCAGGAAATGGCAGAAGTGAAGGGAACAGGGATTCTAACTGGTAGTGTTTGGACTAAAACACACATTATTtatacacgcacacacacacatatatatatacaaacatatatataaaacactCAATATTTGCTGGCAGGAGTACTGAGGCCAGTCTTTCTAGTGCTGCTTTCCTTGCCCCTCAAGTTGAAACAATACTCAGAAAAGTCCTTttctaggggaaaaaagtgGAAGATAAAGCTATTGCACCTCTCTTATGACCCTATTGAGAAGTTTGATGTGTTTTCATGTCTCTGTTTACCAATCTGTGTAATAACATACTGGCTGAATAGTCATGAGGCTTAGCTGATTAATGCTTGCAAATTGCTTTGAGATCTTCAGTGGCAGGTGCTATAAGACAACTTTCCTTGAAAGCCAGGAATGAACGTTAGCTATTTACCTGCCTTTAGATAAAGAACAGAATATGTACTATGAAGAATAAGTTACTTTCTCTGCCGAGGTCAATGTAGCACTTCAAGTTAGTGCATACCCAAACATATGATCAGGAAATTGTAGATCATATTCATTGCAGAATCGTTTTCATTCAGATGATTTCTAATTTTCAGTGTAGAAGTAAATTTAATAACCTGGAGATCTTACTCAATATTATTTCAATAATGATGCACAGCAAGACAAGATGCCCTTTGGCTGTTCAGTGTTCTTCTGCTGGGAGGCTGCTGAAGCAATGAAGGACTGGATACAGAATGTGTATTTGAGGAAACATGGAGAAcatcttcatattttctcacagtagttttaaatttgaaatatgcttctaaaatatattttgttgtaTCAGTCAAATGATGCTGTTGTCATAGCTCGGTTTTCTGATGAGCTCCgttcattttattcttcttttacaAAATGATGCTAAAAGGATATATTGGCATTTTGGTCTGAGttcaaaaacacagcaaaagcacTTCCAGAGCACTTCTCCAGCACCAGTGAGTAACAGTACAGCTTGCTCCTAATTGGGCATCGGAGCCGTATGAGCCAACAGAATTTAAATGAGTATACCTACAAAGAGTTTCCTATAATTTATCTTAGTTCTTTGATTTAATTGGAAACCTGtgactaaagaaaaacaaggctaCAGTGCCAGAAATTCATTCTGAATTGAGTAGTATTGTGAATACGCTATCATTTGATATAAATGATCTTGCTGTATTAGAACAAACCAGAAAACCTTCCTCCCATGAAAGAGGtatgaaaaacaagaagcaatGAGGAGGGCAGTGTATGCAGCTGTTGAAGCATCGTGCTTCCTTGCCACCACCTCTGATATCAAACCTTTCCTGAAAAGTGGAGTGAGGAAGTGGGGGaagattgttttttgtttttttttagttttgagTGTGCGTGAAGACATGTGATGCATTAGATGCATCTTTTCTGACTGTTTGGCACTAGGTTACTTGCTACGTAATGAATCTTCTTTGAAGAAGATGTcagtcattaaaaatgtattgacAAAAACGATGAACCTCTTGGCTGTTTTCACTAGAAATTTCAGTGTTAGTTACATAGATACACTTATTTGATTGCTCGCTTTATTAGTTGCAAGTTTTGCAAAATGCTTCTAGTCTTTCTGAACAAATGCtctttctgaagtcttttttttttctgtcacgATCCCTGGagtatatttaaaattcttactGTGATCcacagtatttatttctttgatttctcaTACAGTTGATTAACAAACCTTTGTCCTTTATAAATCTTTTTGGCTTAGCCAGAGGAGTGCAAAATTCCCACTGACATAGAAAATGCTCAAGATCATAGTTATTCCATTTCATAGTTAAACAGGAGCAAGTTTCATTTGAATGTGTGCGCACACCTAAAACCTCAGGAAAGGATAAATTTGTGTGATAAGAAGAgtaaaaagtacatttaaagCGCTAACTTTTCAGTTGTCCTataatgatatttaaaaaattctggttctttgtattttcagagtTGGAAAAATGTATCAtacgatttttttttaaagcgaAGGTAATCAGCTTAATCTCACAAGAAGATTACTAACgaggaactttttataagggcaggtagtggcaggatgagggaaaatggttttaaactggaagagggtagatttaggctagatattgggaagaaattctttactgtgagggtggagagac of the Numida meleagris isolate 19003 breed g44 Domestic line chromosome 12, NumMel1.0, whole genome shotgun sequence genome contains:
- the ADRA1B gene encoding alpha-1B adrenergic receptor, which translates into the protein MSSYLGVESNSSIPGYLKASALNIGNLSANNSNETTSNLDSPTLDISRAITVGLILGAFILFAIIGNILVILSVACNRHLRIPTNYFIINLAIADLLLSFTVLPFSATLEILGYWVLGRIFCDIWAAVDVLCCTASILSLCAISIDRYIGVRYSLQYPTLVTRRRAILALLGVWVLSMVISIGPLLGWKEPAPKDDKECRITEEPFYALFSSLGSFYIPLIVILVMYCRVYIVAKRTTKNLEAGVMKEMSNSKELTLRIHYRNIHEDTLNSNKSKGHNPRNSLALKLLKFSREKKAAKTLGIVVGMFILCWLPFFIVLPLGSLFSALKPPEIIFKVIFWLGYFNSCLNPIIYPCSSKEFKRAFIQILKCQCHRRKQLGWWAYSYRNWNRCSFEHPRKDSLEDSGSFLSGSQRTLSSASPSPGYLSKITHPHMEMCTFQEWKNPSSFLSPLQEGSRQKDPCQFFTFNLLTERNGHIAASSQASSNGDHEDICDTMNGKTDCRANIMLE